In Lampris incognitus isolate fLamInc1 chromosome 20, fLamInc1.hap2, whole genome shotgun sequence, one genomic interval encodes:
- the cd68 gene encoding macrosialin has translation MKKLLVSVVLVVLVSALSSAGENKRSKPPATVSPASESNPTTANKTSTATTTATTVQTTGKTTATTHTKPNTTATTHTTPPTTAANTTTTHTTPPTTAANTTTTHTTPHTPAANTTTTHTTPHTPAANTTTTHTPPHTTTTEKPKTTTTKPPTPAPPRPTSPTNLTDGNYSVTNEKNVTCLMAQMALQIRLARDKVNGTYIVQPKRTQAVGGCLKTAANLTLTFTEGAITFLFNKDVTEDAVYVNALSFKLTYPFSSAGQNVYTANNKSVHLFAAKIGHSYSCRSESLYMGDGLYLDVLHSKMQAFNLTSNKGFGFPDPCPADVPDNTVAIAVGVTLLLLIIIVLVAYALGRRRRGSGYQSL, from the exons CACTGTCATCTGCTGGGGAAAACAAAAGAAGCAAGCCTCCTGCAACTGTGTCTCCAGCATCTGAGTCTAATCCCACCACAGCAAACAAGACCTCGACCGCAACAACGACTGCAACTACAGTTCAAACCACTGGAAAAACTACTGCTACAACCCACACAAAACCAAATACGACAGCCACGACCCATACAACACCGCCTACTACCGCCGCAAATACAACCACGACCCATACAACACCGCCTACTACCGCCGCAAATACAACTACGACCCATACAACACCACATACTCCCGCCGCAAATACAACTACGACCCATACAACACCACATACTCCCGCCGCAAATACAACTACGACCCATACACCACCACATACTACCACAACTGAAAAACCTAAAACTACCACCACCAAGCCTCCGACCCCAGCGCCTCCCAGGCCTACGTCCCCCACCAATTTGACGGATGGAAACTACTCTGTGACAAACGAAAAAAACGTGACATGTCTGATGGCTCAGATGGCCCTGCAGATCCGACTGGCGAGAGACAAG GTTAATGGAACATACATCGTCCAGCCAAAACGGACCCAAGCGGTGGGCGGGTGCCTGAAAACTGCAGCCAACCTTACCCTTACCTTCACAGAAGGCGCCATTACCTTCTTGTTCAATAAG GACGTCACTGAGGACGCCGTGTATGTCAACGCCCTGTCTTTCAAGCTGACCTACCCCTTCAGCTCTGCAG GACAAAACGTGTACACTGCCAACAACAAGTCGGTGCATCTGTTTGCTGCCAAGATCGGACACTCCTACTCCTGCAGGAGCGAGTCCCTTTACATGGGGGACGGACTTTATTTAGACGTCCTTCACAGCAAGATGCAGGCCTTCAACCTCACCAGCAACAAGGGCTTTGGCTTCC ctgaCCCTTGCCCCGCGGACGTGCCGGACAACACGGTGGCCATCGCGGTGGGCGTGACGCTGCTGCTGCTCATCATCATCGTGCTGGTGGCCTACGCCCTGGGCAGGAGAAGGAGGGGCAGCGGCTACCAGTctctgtga